One Aegilops tauschii subsp. strangulata cultivar AL8/78 chromosome 7, Aet v6.0, whole genome shotgun sequence genomic window carries:
- the LOC109752340 gene encoding ethylene-responsive transcription factor ERF071-like gives MPPRRRGASGHRGVHVHPSGSYSAEIRSGDVRLGLRTFDTAHEGARAYDAAAWRLRRSRWDMNLPDVATREQAQELAPPLAEMDEEAMALWCQRFPEDVINEQQKNKLN, from the exons atgccgccgcgacGCCGGGGAGCTTCTGGCCACCGCGGCGTCCACGTGCATCCGTCCGGCTCCTACTCCGCCGAGATTCGGTCCGGCGACGTGCGCCTCGGCCTCAGAACCTTCGACACCGCCCACGAGggcgcccgcgcgtacgacgctgcggcgtggcgcctccggcgGTCCCGTTGGGACATGAACTTGCCGGACGTGGCGACGCGGGAGCAGGCGCAGGAGTTGGCGCCTCCCCtggccgagatggacgaggaagccatggcgctgtggtgCCAACGCTTCCCGGAAGACGTCATCAACGAGCAACA AAAGAACAAGCTAAATTAA